The DNA region TTGAGCTTCGCGCGGTTTGAAGCCGAAGCGCCGGAATGCGCCCCGCTCTGGGAGCAAGACCTCGCGCACCAAAGCAACAACCAACCTTGGGCGAGCTTCGGTTGCGCCACCAACGCCAATCTTGCGGCGATGATCGAAGATCCGGCCGACCTGCTGCGTCCGCGGGACATGGACCCGCGCGACAGCAACCGTCGCAGCACCGTTATGGAAGCGTATCGCGCGGGTGAGCAAACCCACGCGGATCGTAGCGCGGACGAACGCGTCAGCATCAGCAACGCGGTACAATAGGACCGGCCATGAACCAGTCGAATCCTGATCCTTCCTGGAGCCTCGGTGCGGACGACGAGTTCGTGCTTGAGGACGATGACACCTTTGGCACGGGTGATCTCGAAGGTGGCGACTTGCCGCCGTTCGATGTGGCGCCAGCGCCCGCCGCCGCAAATGACGACGCAGCCGCGTTCGAGGCTGCGCAGCAAACCGAGTCCTACGGGCTCAGTGCACCGATCGTCGCCACCCCGGTGCTGCCGCGCGACATGGGCGTGATCACCGAACAACCGGTGCCGCGCATCACCATCCATGCGGTGTGCGATCGTCCTGAAATCGCTGATATGTTCGCCGGTATCAGCGCCGATCGCCGCATGGCGCGCGCTGAGATCACGGTCGAAGGCGGCGGCATCGAAGCCGCGATCGTGCGCTTCGCCAGCCAAGCCAGCCCCAACCTGCTCATCATCGACTCGATGCAGCAGGGCCCGATGATGCTGCACAATCTCGACCGGCTGGCCGAGGTGATCGAGCAAGGCACGAAAGTTGTCATCATCGGCGCGGTGAACGATATCGCGCTCTTCCGCGAATTGATGGCGCGCGGCATCAGCGAATACATCGTGCCGCCTCTCCAACCGCTGGATATCATCCGCACAATCTGCGGGCTCTACGTCAATCCAGACAAACCATTTGCCGGTCGCGTCGTCGCGGTCATCGGCGCACGTGGCGGCATCGGCGCCTCCACGATCGCGCACAATCTGGCCTGGTCGATCGCCGAGCGTCAGGAATCGAGCGCAACGCTGCTCGATCTCGATCTCTCGTTCGGCACCGCCGCACTCGATTTCAACCAAGACCCGCAGCAAAATATCGCCGACGCCCTGCTCGCGCCGGATCGCGTGGATGACGTGTTCCTTGAGCGCGTGATGACGAAGCAGACGCAACGTCTGCAGATGCTCACCGCGCCGGCGACGCTCGAACGTGAATTCGAACTCGACTCGCAATCGTTCGAAATGGTGATCGACCGTGTACGCCGCACGAGCCCCTACGTGGTGCTCGATCTGCCGCACGTCTGGACATCGTGGGTGAAGCAAACGCTGCTTTCGGCCGATGACGCCATCATCGTGGCCGGTCCAGATTTGGCCAGCCTACGCAACACAAAGAACATCATGGACCTGCTGAAGGCCATGCGCCCCTACGATTCACCGCCGACCGTGGTGCTCTCGATGGTGGGCGTGCCGAAGCGTCCGGAAATTCCGTTCAAAGATTTCGCCGAAGCATTGGGCGCAGAGCCCATCGCCTCGTTCCCCTTTGACCCGCCGCTCTATGGCATGGCCGCCAACAACGGCCAGATGATCGGCGAAGTCGCAGCGCAGTCGAAGGCAGCGCTTTCCATCGATGCGCTCGCCGCATCGCTGACGGGTCGCAAACCGGTGGAGACGAAGAAGCCGTCTCTCGCGGACAAGATCCCGTTCTTGAAGCGCTAGGGTTTTGAATGTTCGGAAAGCGTAGCCAGGACGGAACGCCGAGCGCTCAGCCGATGGCGCCAGCTTCTGCTGCGCCGCGACCAGCAGCAGCGCCTGCAGCTGCACGTCCAGCCGTGGCCCCAGCGCCGCGTCCGGCTGCAGCGCCCGCGCCACGCCCTTCCGCGCCTGCCGCCAGCGCACCGACGCGCTCGCCGCCGCCGCCGCCCGCGCCCGAACCTGCTGACGGCCCAGAATATCGTTCCGAGGCGTATTACCGCGTCAAATCGACAATTTTCAACGCGCTGATCGAAACCATCGATCTGACGCAACTCGCGCAGCTCGATCCAGAATCGTCGCGCGACGAAATCCGCGACATCGTTGCGGAAATCATCTCGATCAAGAACGTCGTTATGTCGATCTCCGAGCAGGAAGCCCTGCTCGATGACATCTGCAACGACGTGTTGGGCTACGGCCCGCTGGAGCCGTTGCTCGCGCGCGACGATATCGCCGACATCATGGTCAACGGCGCCAACGCCGTGTTCATCGAAGTCAACGGCAAGATTTCCAAGACCGGCATCCGCTTCCGTGACAACGGCCAGCTGATGAACATCTGCCAACGCATCGTGAGCCAAGTTGGCCGCCGCGTGGATGAAAGCTCACCGATCTGCGACGCGCGCTTGCCGGACGGCTCACGTGTCAACGTTATCGCGCCGCCGCTTGCGATCGATGGCGCAACCCTCACCATCCGGAAATTCAAAAAAGACAAGCTGAAGCTCAGCAACCTCGTTGAGTTCGGCTCGATCTCGCCGGCCGGCGCAAAAATCCTGCAGATTATCGGCGCATGCCGATGCAATGTGCTGATCTCCGGCGGTACCGGCTCGGGCAAGACGACTTTGCTCAACACGCTGACCGCCTTCATCGATCCGACCGAACGCGTCATCACCTGCGAAGACGCCGCGGAATTGCAGCTGCAACAGCCGCATGTGGTGCGTCTCGAAACGCGACCGCCAAACCTGGAAGGTTCAGGCGCGGTCACGATGCGCGATCTGGTCAAGAACTGCCTGCGTATGCGCCCTGAACGCATCATCGTCGGCGAAGTCCGCGGCCCTGAAGCGTTCGATTTGCTTCAGGCCATGAACACCGGCCACGACGGCTCGATGGGCACGCTGCACGCCAACACGCCGCGCGAAGCGCTTTCCCGTCTTGAATCCATGATCACGATGGGCGGCTTCTCGCTGCCGGCGAAAACCATTCGCGAAATCATCGTCGCCGCTGTCGATGTCGTCATCCAAGCGCAACGTCTGCGCGACGGCTCGCGTCGGATCACGCAGATCACCGAAGTGCTCGGCCTTGAAGGCGACACCATCATCACACAAGATTTGCTGCTCTACGAAATTCAAGGCGAAGACCAGAACGGCCGCATAATTGGTCGCCACAAAGGCACGGGCGTCGGCCGTCCGCGCTTTTGGGAGCGCGCGCGCTATTTCGGTCTTGAGAAAGAATTGGCGCAAGCTCTCGACGAGACGGAGAACGCTTGATGGATCCGACGCTGATCGCCGCCGTCTTGGCGTTCGTCGCGATTGGCGGCATTGGCCTCGCATTCACCGGCGGCGCCAATCAGCCGGCCATGGGTTCCAAGCGCGTCAAGGCCGTCGCGAATGCGCGCACCGCGAACAAGAGCAAGCAATCGGCGGATTCTGCGGCACTGAAGCGCCGTCAATCCACACAAGAAGCGTTGAAGGAGCTCTCGGCCAACGAGAAGCAATCGCGCAAGCGGCGCCACTCGGTGAAAGGCCTGATCGCGCAAGCTGGTCTCAGCATCACGCCAAGCGTGTTCTGGATCATCTCGGCCGTGGTCGGCGTCGTGCTCGCCGCTATCGGCTTCTTCATCAAGGGCCCGCTCGGCGCAGCTTTGGGCTTCTTCATTGGCTTTCTCGGCCTGCCACGCTGGGCGCTGGGCGTCATGGTCGGCAAGCGCCAGAAGATTTTCGCGAACCAGCTGGCCGACGCCATCGACGTGATCGTGCGCGGTGTGAAATCGGGCCTGCCGCTCAATCAATGCTTGCGCATCATTTCCGCGGAAAGCCCTGAGCCGTTGAAGAGCGAGTTCCAAGCCCTGGTCGATGGCCAAGCCATGGGCGTGCCGCTCGATGTCGGCATGCAGCGTATGTACGAAAACATGCCGCTGCCCGAAGTGAACTTCTTTTCGATTGTGCTCGTCATCCAGCAAAAAACCGGCGGCAACCTTTCGGAATCGCTGGGCAACCTCTCGACGGTGCTGCGCTCACGTAAGCTGATGAAGGAAAAGGTGAAGGCGCTCTCGGCGGAAGCCAATGCGTCGGCCATGATTATCGGCTCGCTGCCGGTTATCGTCATGGCGCTCGTGTATTTCACGCGCCCCTCCTACATCATGATCCTCTTCAACGAACCAGCGGGCCACCTCGTGCTGATGGGTGCGGCGACCATGATGTCGCTGGGCATCTTCATCATGCACAAGATGGTCAACTTCAAATTCTGAGGCCTTGGCAATGGATATCGTCAAGACCCTCACCGACCCCACCAACATCGCGGCCTTCCTCGCCGCCGGCGCATGTTTCGCGACGGTGATGACGCTCGCCTCGCCGATGTTAAGCGGCAACAAGCTCGACTCGCGCTTGAAGGAAGTCGCCAAGAAGCGCGAAGAATTGCGCAAGAAGAGCCGCGCCGATCTCGCGCGCGGAGGTTTGCAGCACAAAGGCGCCAACCAATTCGCCAAAGGCCTGGTCGACAAATTCGATCTGCAAAAGGCGCTGGCCGACGAAACGCTTTCGG from Vitreimonas flagellata includes:
- a CDS encoding AAA family ATPase, producing MNQSNPDPSWSLGADDEFVLEDDDTFGTGDLEGGDLPPFDVAPAPAAANDDAAAFEAAQQTESYGLSAPIVATPVLPRDMGVITEQPVPRITIHAVCDRPEIADMFAGISADRRMARAEITVEGGGIEAAIVRFASQASPNLLIIDSMQQGPMMLHNLDRLAEVIEQGTKVVIIGAVNDIALFRELMARGISEYIVPPLQPLDIIRTICGLYVNPDKPFAGRVVAVIGARGGIGASTIAHNLAWSIAERQESSATLLDLDLSFGTAALDFNQDPQQNIADALLAPDRVDDVFLERVMTKQTQRLQMLTAPATLEREFELDSQSFEMVIDRVRRTSPYVVLDLPHVWTSWVKQTLLSADDAIIVAGPDLASLRNTKNIMDLLKAMRPYDSPPTVVLSMVGVPKRPEIPFKDFAEALGAEPIASFPFDPPLYGMAANNGQMIGEVAAQSKAALSIDALAASLTGRKPVETKKPSLADKIPFLKR
- a CDS encoding type II secretion system F family protein, yielding MDPTLIAAVLAFVAIGGIGLAFTGGANQPAMGSKRVKAVANARTANKSKQSADSAALKRRQSTQEALKELSANEKQSRKRRHSVKGLIAQAGLSITPSVFWIISAVVGVVLAAIGFFIKGPLGAALGFFIGFLGLPRWALGVMVGKRQKIFANQLADAIDVIVRGVKSGLPLNQCLRIISAESPEPLKSEFQALVDGQAMGVPLDVGMQRMYENMPLPEVNFFSIVLVIQQKTGGNLSESLGNLSTVLRSRKLMKEKVKALSAEANASAMIIGSLPVIVMALVYFTRPSYIMILFNEPAGHLVLMGAATMMSLGIFIMHKMVNFKF
- a CDS encoding CpaF family protein, which codes for MFGKRSQDGTPSAQPMAPASAAPRPAAAPAAARPAVAPAPRPAAAPAPRPSAPAASAPTRSPPPPPAPEPADGPEYRSEAYYRVKSTIFNALIETIDLTQLAQLDPESSRDEIRDIVAEIISIKNVVMSISEQEALLDDICNDVLGYGPLEPLLARDDIADIMVNGANAVFIEVNGKISKTGIRFRDNGQLMNICQRIVSQVGRRVDESSPICDARLPDGSRVNVIAPPLAIDGATLTIRKFKKDKLKLSNLVEFGSISPAGAKILQIIGACRCNVLISGGTGSGKTTLLNTLTAFIDPTERVITCEDAAELQLQQPHVVRLETRPPNLEGSGAVTMRDLVKNCLRMRPERIIVGEVRGPEAFDLLQAMNTGHDGSMGTLHANTPREALSRLESMITMGGFSLPAKTIREIIVAAVDVVIQAQRLRDGSRRITQITEVLGLEGDTIITQDLLLYEIQGEDQNGRIIGRHKGTGVGRPRFWERARYFGLEKELAQALDETENA